In Streptomyces violaceusniger Tu 4113, one DNA window encodes the following:
- a CDS encoding mandelate racemase/muconate lactonizing enzyme family protein translates to MKITDITLDRLRLELDPPFRAAWDPEPRRHFDATVVRVHTDEGITGIGSGDLMDGFDTYKRLFVGEDPLDITRHVKAIETANFHGAHYWPLEAALWDIIGKVHGRPVAELFGNAAKKLPAYASCGELKSPQERVATALKVREAGFRAMKIRIDRSRVDEGIAAVRAVREELGADFEIMVDLNQSWRMAGDTAGATDLARTRKTIARLAELDVFWVEEPLPYGDLAGFKRLRAENPGVRIAAGEMHHSPTDLLRYLEEDALDIYQMDVVLAIGMHRARTLAEIAQLKHRHFTPHSWTNGIGVLANLHVSAGVGGGPFFEFPYDPPGWTPERRDFMLADPVRVDSDGNLEIPARPGLGIELDEDAIDRWRIT, encoded by the coding sequence ATGAAGATCACGGACATCACCCTGGACCGGCTGCGCCTGGAGCTGGACCCGCCGTTCCGGGCCGCGTGGGACCCCGAGCCGCGGCGCCACTTCGACGCGACGGTCGTCCGCGTCCACACCGACGAGGGGATCACCGGTATCGGCTCCGGTGATCTGATGGACGGCTTCGACACCTACAAGCGCCTGTTCGTCGGCGAGGATCCGCTCGACATCACCCGGCACGTCAAGGCCATCGAGACCGCCAACTTCCACGGCGCCCACTACTGGCCGCTGGAGGCGGCGCTGTGGGACATCATCGGCAAGGTCCACGGCCGCCCGGTGGCGGAGCTGTTCGGCAACGCGGCCAAGAAGCTGCCCGCCTACGCCTCCTGCGGTGAGCTCAAGTCGCCGCAGGAGCGCGTCGCCACCGCGCTGAAGGTCCGCGAAGCGGGCTTCCGCGCCATGAAGATACGCATCGACCGCAGCCGGGTGGACGAAGGGATCGCCGCGGTCCGCGCCGTTCGCGAGGAACTGGGCGCGGACTTCGAGATCATGGTGGACCTGAACCAGTCGTGGCGCATGGCGGGCGACACCGCGGGCGCCACCGACCTCGCCCGGACCCGCAAGACCATCGCGCGCCTGGCCGAGCTCGACGTGTTCTGGGTCGAGGAGCCGCTGCCCTACGGCGACCTGGCGGGCTTCAAACGGCTGCGGGCCGAGAACCCCGGGGTGCGCATCGCGGCCGGCGAGATGCACCACTCCCCCACCGACCTGCTGCGTTACCTCGAAGAGGACGCCCTGGATATCTACCAGATGGACGTGGTGCTCGCGATCGGCATGCACCGCGCCCGCACCCTGGCGGAGATCGCCCAGCTCAAGCACCGCCACTTCACCCCGCACAGCTGGACCAACGGCATCGGCGTGCTCGCCAATCTGCACGTGTCGGCGGGGGTCGGCGGCGGCCCGTTCTTCGAGTTCCCCTACGACCCGCCCGGGTGGACCCCGGAGCGCCGGGACTTCATGCTCGCCGACCCGGTGCGGGTGGACAGCGACGGCAACCTCGAGATACCCGCGAGGCCGGGCCTCGGTATCGAACTCGACGAAGACGCGATCGACCGGTGGAGGATCACATGA
- the fae gene encoding formaldehyde-activating enzyme, translating to MPSPFAPTALVGESFAGEGANAAHTNVVIGRKGGPVETAWATALATPSAGHVPFMTIVRPSVPVKPLTLFVSKAAAEGELHQRATWGSAQAGLAQGVTDAVRSGLLPAEEADDLLIIAAIWVNPAVDDLDVSFRNQRTAAYEAVRAAVTGTPTVADVLAAAEEGPANPFYAPTSEVLTR from the coding sequence ATGCCATCGCCTTTTGCCCCGACCGCCCTCGTCGGCGAGTCCTTCGCCGGAGAGGGTGCCAACGCCGCGCACACGAACGTCGTGATCGGACGCAAGGGCGGACCCGTCGAGACGGCCTGGGCCACGGCGCTGGCCACGCCCAGCGCCGGACACGTTCCCTTCATGACGATCGTGCGCCCGTCGGTCCCGGTGAAGCCGCTGACGCTGTTCGTGTCGAAGGCCGCCGCGGAAGGTGAGCTGCACCAGCGCGCCACATGGGGCTCCGCCCAGGCCGGTCTGGCGCAGGGTGTCACGGACGCGGTCCGGAGCGGTCTGCTGCCCGCCGAGGAGGCCGACGATCTGCTGATCATCGCCGCGATCTGGGTGAACCCGGCGGTCGACGACCTGGATGTGTCCTTCCGCAATCAGCGCACCGCCGCGTACGAGGCGGTGCGGGCAGCGGTGACCGGCACCCCGACCGTGGCCGATGTCCTCGCGGCCGCCGAGGAAGGCCCGGCGAACCCGTTCTACGCCCCCACCTCCGAGGTGCTCACCCGATGA
- a CDS encoding IclR family transcriptional regulator, whose protein sequence is MSRVTNLPPRGTDGPEDPADPHGTGPGQAFSGPADTTAPRGHGLRRDIDLLEALASDEAQNAGGLGVVRLAHLVGREKTQVSRALKALAAAGIVERDPDTLEYRLGWRLFSLVARTSQNRLVRMAEPVMHALSSDVEETSHLCVLSEREVLTLLSVSGHSFRVHGWEGRGVPAWQTSAGRVLLADATPDELYVRFGTASTPPIPELWALIQEASRRGYARVSEEFETGLVGVSAPVRDFRGRVVAALNISAPESRLGDRLDQAGRTTAKAAARVSVMLGWEPRHTSFPRARLT, encoded by the coding sequence ATGTCGCGCGTGACGAACCTCCCCCCTCGCGGCACCGACGGTCCCGAGGACCCCGCCGATCCGCACGGCACGGGCCCAGGCCAAGCCTTCTCCGGCCCCGCGGACACCACTGCCCCGCGTGGCCACGGGCTGCGCCGTGACATCGACCTGCTGGAGGCGCTCGCCTCCGACGAGGCCCAGAACGCCGGCGGGCTCGGCGTCGTACGCCTGGCGCATCTGGTGGGCCGGGAGAAGACCCAGGTCTCGCGGGCCCTCAAGGCCCTGGCCGCCGCGGGGATCGTGGAACGGGACCCCGACACCCTGGAGTACCGCCTGGGCTGGCGGCTCTTCTCGCTCGTCGCGCGGACCTCGCAGAACCGGCTGGTGCGCATGGCGGAGCCGGTGATGCACGCGCTCTCGTCGGACGTGGAGGAGACCAGCCATCTGTGCGTCCTGAGCGAGCGCGAGGTGCTCACCCTGCTCTCGGTGTCCGGACACTCCTTCCGCGTCCACGGCTGGGAAGGGCGCGGAGTGCCCGCGTGGCAGACCTCGGCCGGCCGCGTGCTGCTGGCCGATGCCACCCCCGACGAGCTGTACGTCCGCTTCGGCACCGCCTCGACGCCACCGATCCCCGAACTGTGGGCACTGATCCAGGAGGCTTCGCGACGGGGCTACGCGAGAGTGAGCGAGGAGTTCGAGACCGGTCTGGTCGGGGTCTCCGCACCCGTGCGCGACTTCCGGGGACGTGTCGTCGCGGCGCTCAACATCTCGGCCCCCGAGTCACGGCTCGGCGACCGCCTGGACCAGGCGGGCCGCACCACGGCCAAGGCGGCGGCACGCGTCTCCGTGATGCTGGGCTGGGAGCCGCGGCACACCTCGTTCCCCAGGGCACGGCTCACCTGA
- a CDS encoding NAD-dependent succinate-semialdehyde dehydrogenase: MNLPGIETLVKAPFAEGDVFIAGRWCAAEDGRTFPVHDPATAELIREVSAAGPGDAMAAVDAAQAAAAGWRATPARRRSEVLHTAFALMREHTDTLARLIVLENGKAYRDAASEVGYAAEFFRWFAEEAVRIGSAFGDAPGGGFRHVVRRHPVGVTAFVTPWNFPAAMATRKIAPALAAGCPVLLKPAPDTPFTALAIAALLSEAGLPDGLLNVLPTDRAPEVVSAWLRDERVRKFSFTGSTATGRTLLGQAAANVVNVTMELGGNAPFIVCEDADVDAAVRGAMDAKMRGGGEVCIAANRFYVHESVAAEFTEKFAAAMTAVRAGAGLEEGVTLGPMVNRTAVESIRSLVDDAVARGATVAARGSVPEGPGCYHPATVLVDVPEDARIMNEEVFGPVAPLATFTDEDELVARANATVHGLASYIYSRDVGRALRLAERLETGMVGLNRGLLSDPAAPFGGVKQSGLGREGGREGIEAFLETQYIALDWPTD, translated from the coding sequence ATGAACCTCCCCGGCATAGAAACCCTCGTCAAGGCGCCGTTCGCCGAAGGCGATGTGTTCATCGCCGGCCGCTGGTGCGCGGCCGAGGACGGACGGACGTTCCCCGTGCACGACCCGGCCACCGCGGAGCTGATCCGCGAGGTGTCCGCGGCGGGCCCGGGCGACGCCATGGCGGCGGTCGACGCGGCCCAGGCGGCTGCCGCCGGGTGGCGGGCGACACCGGCCCGTCGTCGTTCGGAGGTCCTGCACACGGCGTTCGCGCTGATGCGCGAGCACACCGACACGCTCGCCCGGCTGATCGTCCTGGAGAACGGCAAGGCATACCGGGACGCGGCGTCCGAGGTCGGTTACGCGGCGGAGTTCTTCCGCTGGTTCGCCGAGGAGGCGGTACGGATCGGCTCCGCGTTCGGCGACGCGCCCGGTGGCGGCTTCCGGCATGTCGTGCGCAGGCATCCGGTGGGCGTCACCGCCTTCGTCACACCGTGGAACTTCCCGGCCGCGATGGCCACCCGGAAGATCGCCCCGGCGCTCGCCGCCGGCTGCCCGGTGCTCCTCAAGCCGGCCCCCGACACCCCCTTCACCGCCCTCGCGATCGCCGCCCTGCTGAGCGAGGCGGGCCTGCCCGACGGGCTGCTGAACGTCCTGCCGACCGACCGCGCGCCCGAGGTGGTCTCCGCCTGGCTCCGCGACGAGCGGGTCCGCAAGTTCTCCTTCACCGGCTCCACCGCCACCGGCCGGACCCTCCTGGGGCAGGCGGCGGCGAACGTGGTCAACGTGACCATGGAACTGGGCGGCAACGCCCCCTTCATCGTCTGCGAGGACGCCGACGTCGACGCCGCGGTGCGCGGTGCGATGGACGCCAAGATGCGGGGCGGTGGCGAGGTCTGCATCGCCGCCAACCGGTTCTACGTCCATGAGTCCGTCGCCGCCGAATTCACCGAGAAGTTCGCGGCGGCCATGACCGCGGTACGCGCCGGAGCGGGCCTGGAGGAGGGCGTCACCCTCGGCCCGATGGTCAACCGGACCGCCGTGGAGTCCATCCGTTCCCTGGTCGACGACGCGGTCGCTCGTGGCGCCACGGTCGCCGCGCGGGGCAGCGTGCCCGAAGGCCCGGGCTGCTACCACCCGGCCACCGTCCTGGTGGATGTGCCCGAGGACGCCCGGATCATGAACGAGGAGGTCTTCGGGCCGGTCGCCCCCCTGGCCACCTTCACCGACGAGGACGAGCTGGTGGCCCGCGCCAACGCCACGGTGCACGGTCTCGCCTCGTACATCTACTCGCGCGACGTGGGCCGGGCCCTGCGCCTGGCCGAGCGCCTGGAGACCGGCATGGTCGGCCTCAACCGGGGCCTGCTGTCCGACCCGGCCGCGCCCTTCGGCGGCGTCAAGCAGTCGGGCCTGGGCAGGGAGGGCGGCCGCGAGGGCATCGAGGCCTTCCTGGAGACGCAGTACATCGCCCTCGACTGGCCGACCGACTGA
- a CDS encoding MFS transporter: MATTPVTEQNEPSTPPGAPATERERKRLHTKLKLATQIGQGIDGYIIGGIGLAMSAITDDLHLSSMEQGLVGASPLIGIFIGGPFFGRLADRFGRRPVFLMDMLIFLVGSVLQFFVVDGPQLILIRLVMGVAIGGEYAIGAPLLSEYAGRLGRGRLLASLEISWYVGYALATVVGALFTSVDGGWRWSLSSSAVIAVVCVALRGGIPESARWLLSRGRRDEAEALIQKYGIEVDVEAELDDRDEVRQDGFRALFSRQHLRSTVFASVFWAALVLPYFAIGTFWTEVFEALHMGDNAVAALLVYSFTAVAGVTAGCLVVDRIGRRKLLIPPFWITAACLALVAVWPSSTPVIVVGFLFFIFLNAASSALTAVYPLEVFPTSLRTTGVGFATAMSRVGAAIGTFLLPMGLDHFGAEFVLLIGAGVLVVGALVSQVLAPETTDLDLARAARTAREGA; encoded by the coding sequence ATGGCAACGACGCCTGTGACCGAGCAGAACGAGCCCAGCACACCGCCGGGCGCGCCCGCCACCGAACGCGAGCGGAAGCGGCTGCACACCAAGCTGAAGCTGGCCACCCAGATAGGCCAGGGAATCGACGGCTACATCATCGGCGGCATCGGCCTGGCGATGTCGGCGATCACTGACGACCTCCATCTGTCCTCCATGGAACAGGGGCTGGTCGGTGCCTCACCGCTCATCGGGATCTTCATCGGGGGGCCGTTCTTCGGCCGGCTGGCCGACCGGTTCGGACGCCGGCCGGTGTTCCTGATGGACATGCTGATCTTCCTGGTCGGCTCGGTGCTCCAGTTCTTCGTCGTCGACGGCCCGCAGCTCATCCTCATCCGGCTGGTGATGGGGGTGGCGATCGGCGGCGAGTACGCGATCGGCGCCCCGCTGCTGTCGGAGTACGCGGGGCGGCTGGGCCGCGGGCGGCTGCTGGCGAGCCTGGAGATCAGCTGGTACGTGGGATACGCGCTGGCCACGGTCGTCGGGGCGCTGTTCACCTCCGTCGACGGCGGTTGGCGCTGGTCCCTGTCCAGCAGTGCGGTGATCGCGGTGGTGTGCGTGGCCCTGCGCGGTGGCATCCCGGAGTCCGCGCGCTGGCTGCTGAGCAGGGGACGCCGGGACGAGGCCGAAGCGCTGATCCAGAAGTACGGCATCGAGGTGGACGTCGAGGCGGAGCTGGACGACCGCGACGAGGTGCGGCAGGACGGGTTCCGCGCGCTCTTCAGCCGACAGCATCTGCGCTCCACGGTGTTCGCCAGTGTCTTCTGGGCCGCCCTCGTCCTGCCGTACTTCGCGATCGGCACCTTCTGGACCGAGGTCTTCGAGGCTCTGCACATGGGGGACAACGCGGTCGCCGCGCTGCTCGTCTACTCCTTCACCGCCGTGGCCGGTGTCACCGCGGGGTGTCTCGTCGTGGACCGGATCGGCCGCCGCAAGCTGCTGATCCCGCCGTTCTGGATCACGGCCGCATGTCTGGCCCTGGTGGCGGTGTGGCCGTCCTCCACCCCCGTCATCGTCGTCGGCTTCCTGTTCTTCATCTTCCTCAACGCCGCCTCCAGCGCACTGACCGCGGTCTATCCGCTGGAGGTGTTCCCCACCTCCCTGCGCACCACGGGCGTCGGCTTCGCGACGGCCATGAGCCGGGTGGGCGCCGCGATCGGCACGTTCCTGCTGCCGATGGGACTCGACCACTTCGGAGCGGAGTTCGTGCTCCTGATCGGCGCCGGAGTGCTGGTGGTCGGCGCTCTCGTGTCCCAGGTCCTGGCGCCGGAGACCACCGACCTGGACCTGGCCCGGGCGGCCCGAACAGCCCGCGAGGGCGCGTAG
- a CDS encoding GlxA family transcriptional regulator has protein sequence MDGIARRASPASRGGRTVVIVAFDGVQLLDVTGPVEVFTTANHYGADYDVWVISLAGDAVTTSSGLVISADSAPGTLPPRLGTLLVPGRRDWRSAVADTDLVGLVTRLSVRAKRVASVCAGAFVLAEAGILDGRRAATHWELASQLAAAYPQVCVDGNPVFVRDGHVATSAGITAGIDLSLSLVEEDWGADVARNVARQLVVFMARPGGQAQFSTRLAPRQPRHPAVRRVMDRVTADPAGCHTRATLAASGGVSARHLERLFRTEVGITPGRYVEAVRIEAAQALLADGTGTVEEVARQAGFGSSESLRRVFQHTLGVSPTVYRARFRSTVGAPRPAAG, from the coding sequence GTGGACGGAATAGCGCGGCGGGCGTCACCGGCGTCCCGTGGCGGACGCACCGTTGTGATCGTCGCGTTCGACGGGGTGCAACTGCTGGATGTCACCGGCCCCGTGGAGGTCTTCACCACGGCCAACCACTACGGCGCCGACTACGACGTATGGGTGATCTCCCTCGCCGGTGACGCCGTCACCACCTCCTCCGGGCTCGTGATCAGCGCCGACAGCGCGCCCGGCACGCTGCCACCACGCCTGGGCACCCTGCTGGTCCCGGGCAGGAGGGACTGGCGCTCGGCCGTGGCCGACACCGACCTGGTCGGGCTCGTGACCCGGCTGTCGGTGCGGGCGAAGCGCGTGGCGTCCGTGTGCGCGGGAGCCTTCGTGCTGGCCGAGGCCGGGATCCTGGACGGCCGCCGCGCCGCCACGCACTGGGAGCTGGCTTCGCAATTGGCCGCCGCCTACCCCCAGGTGTGCGTGGACGGCAATCCCGTCTTCGTCCGGGACGGCCATGTGGCCACCTCGGCCGGCATCACCGCGGGAATCGATCTTTCGCTGTCCCTGGTCGAGGAGGACTGGGGAGCGGACGTGGCCCGCAATGTGGCCAGGCAATTGGTGGTCTTCATGGCCCGCCCGGGCGGGCAGGCGCAGTTCAGCACACGGCTGGCCCCGCGTCAGCCACGCCATCCGGCGGTGCGCCGGGTGATGGACCGCGTCACCGCGGACCCCGCGGGGTGCCACACGCGGGCCACGCTGGCCGCCTCGGGCGGCGTGAGCGCCCGCCACCTGGAGCGGCTGTTCCGCACCGAGGTCGGCATCACTCCCGGCCGCTACGTCGAAGCCGTCCGCATCGAGGCCGCCCAGGCACTTCTCGCGGACGGCACCGGCACGGTCGAGGAGGTGGCGCGGCAGGCGGGGTTCGGCTCCTCGGAGTCGCTGCGGCGGGTGTTCCAGCACACCCTCGGGGTCTCGCCGACGGTCTACCGCGCCCGATTCCGCAGCACCGTCGGCGCACCCCGTCCCGCGGCCGGGTAG
- a CDS encoding HD domain-containing protein, with protein MTTDTVVAAGVQVPDTTLAREATELIRDTTSELIYHHSRRVYFFGSLQGHRRDLSFDPELLYLGAMFHDVGLNEAFQDSGRRFEVDSAAEAKRFLQAHGVPEDSIRRVWTAIALHTTPGVPEFMEPEVALVTAGVEYDVLGIGYEDLSAEDREAIVALHPRPDFKNRILQAFADGIRPKPQTTFGNVKADVLEHFVPGFERGNFVRTILDSPWTE; from the coding sequence ATGACGACTGACACTGTTGTCGCGGCAGGCGTGCAGGTGCCGGACACGACGCTGGCGCGCGAGGCCACGGAGCTGATCCGGGACACGACGAGCGAGCTCATCTATCACCATTCACGTCGGGTGTACTTCTTCGGCAGTCTGCAGGGCCACCGGCGCGATCTGAGCTTCGACCCGGAGCTGCTGTACCTGGGCGCGATGTTCCACGACGTGGGCCTGAACGAGGCGTTCCAAGACAGCGGCCGCCGTTTCGAGGTGGACAGCGCGGCCGAGGCGAAGCGGTTTCTGCAGGCCCATGGCGTACCCGAGGACAGCATCCGCCGGGTCTGGACGGCGATCGCCCTGCACACCACTCCCGGGGTCCCCGAGTTCATGGAACCGGAAGTGGCGCTGGTGACGGCCGGTGTCGAGTACGACGTGCTCGGCATCGGGTATGAGGATCTCTCCGCCGAGGACCGGGAGGCGATCGTGGCGCTGCATCCGCGCCCCGACTTCAAGAACCGGATCTTGCAGGCGTTCGCCGACGGCATCCGCCCCAAGCCGCAGACGACGTTCGGCAACGTCAAGGCGGATGTCCTGGAGCACTTCGTCCCCGGCTTCGAGCGGGGGAACTTCGTCCGGACGATCCTGGATTCGCCGTGGACGGAATAG
- a CDS encoding Lrp/AsnC family transcriptional regulator, which yields MQKVRHDLDAMDRRITAVLLASPRASWRSVAEVLGVSERTVVRRAAPLFHDRTLRATAVRNPARFPHLIPMVLRIRCRPNRIATIAAGLARRPDTVWVDILGGGDEICVVLFLNGRDARNKLLLRDLPATAAVRSWTSYDLLKVFPVGFAWSAGLLTREESGHLRPGSGPAPEPFSPLPEDEALIDALVEDSRMTYGELAHRTGRTPRAVRRRLDALVEGYGVRLATEVDLALLGVHAEALLWITADPGALEETGQLLSRHPQVRFTAATTGSSSLLVAVAATDLSALYVFLTGTVGALPHISGIEVTPILSGVKRTGLVRPASI from the coding sequence ATGCAGAAAGTACGCCACGACCTCGATGCCATGGACCGGCGGATCACGGCCGTTCTGCTGGCGTCGCCCCGGGCCTCCTGGCGGAGCGTCGCCGAGGTGCTGGGTGTCTCGGAGCGCACCGTCGTGCGGCGCGCCGCCCCGCTGTTCCACGATCGCACCCTGCGGGCGACGGCCGTGCGCAATCCCGCCCGCTTTCCCCACCTCATTCCCATGGTGCTGCGCATCCGCTGCCGCCCCAACCGGATCGCCACCATCGCCGCCGGCCTCGCCCGGCGCCCCGACACCGTCTGGGTGGACATCCTGGGCGGAGGGGATGAAATCTGCGTCGTGCTCTTTCTGAACGGACGCGACGCACGTAACAAGTTGCTGCTGCGCGACCTGCCCGCGACCGCCGCCGTGCGGTCCTGGACCTCCTACGACCTGCTGAAAGTCTTCCCCGTGGGTTTCGCCTGGAGCGCGGGACTGCTGACCCGGGAGGAGTCCGGACACCTGCGGCCGGGCTCCGGCCCCGCGCCCGAGCCCTTCTCCCCGCTCCCGGAGGACGAGGCGCTCATCGACGCGCTGGTCGAAGACTCCCGGATGACCTACGGAGAGCTCGCCCATCGCACCGGCCGGACCCCACGGGCGGTGCGGCGCCGCCTGGACGCCCTGGTGGAGGGGTATGGCGTGCGGCTGGCCACCGAAGTCGATCTGGCCCTGCTGGGGGTGCACGCCGAGGCCCTGCTGTGGATCACCGCGGATCCGGGGGCGCTGGAGGAGACCGGGCAGCTCCTCAGCCGACATCCGCAGGTGCGTTTCACCGCCGCCACGACGGGCTCGAGCAGTCTGCTGGTGGCGGTGGCCGCCACCGATCTGAGCGCGCTGTATGTGTTTCTGACCGGCACGGTGGGGGCGTTGCCGCATATCTCCGGCATTGAGGTGACCCCCATCCTCTCGGGCGTCAAGCGCACCGGCCTGGTACGCCCCGCGTCGATCTGA
- a CDS encoding carboxylesterase family protein, with protein MADHHAAGGNATYVYQFDYRPAHDPGHLGATHCGELSFLFGTFDSYPDSPMLGSPSVAERAMGRAFGHGRHRVHRRRLSGRLASVRARGHRADPALRLRLTEPITLRSTRGVPGRCA; from the coding sequence ATGGCCGACCACCATGCCGCGGGCGGCAATGCCACGTACGTCTACCAGTTCGACTACCGTCCCGCCCACGACCCCGGCCATCTCGGCGCCACACACTGTGGCGAACTGTCCTTCCTCTTCGGCACCTTCGACAGCTACCCCGACAGTCCGATGCTGGGGAGCCCCTCGGTCGCCGAGCGGGCGATGGGCCGGGCCTTCGGCCACGGCCGTCACCGCGTTCATCGCCGGCGGCTCTCCGGGCGACTGGCCTCCGTACGCGCCCGAGGCCACCGCGCGGATCCGGCACTTCGGCTGAGACTCACGGAGCCCATCACACTCAGATCGACGCGGGGCGTACCAGGCCGGTGCGCTTGA
- the speB gene encoding agmatinase — protein sequence MPVPPHETDATLHFTGPATFGRVPRLDQVGTTDIAVVGVPFDAGVSYRPGARFGSNAVREASRQLRPYNPAQDVYPFHYAQVADAGDITANPHNIDAAVESIEEGADALLSTGAQLMTLGGDHTIALPILRSVARRHGPVALLHFDAHLDTWDSYFGAQYTHGTPFRRAAEEGLLDTSALSHVGTRGSLYSKEDLDEDTKLGFGIVTSADVMRRGVDEVVQQLKERIGKRPLYISVDIDVLDPAHAPGTGTPEAGGLTSRELLEIVRGLSDCYLVSADLVEVAPAYDHAEITSVAASHTAYELISVMSRQIAFFRWLEANEQS from the coding sequence ATGCCCGTCCCGCCCCACGAGACGGATGCCACCCTGCACTTCACGGGCCCGGCGACCTTCGGCCGTGTCCCACGTCTGGACCAGGTCGGCACCACGGATATCGCCGTGGTCGGGGTGCCGTTCGACGCGGGGGTCTCCTACCGGCCGGGCGCCCGCTTCGGCTCGAACGCCGTCCGGGAGGCGTCGCGCCAGCTCCGCCCCTACAACCCGGCCCAGGACGTCTACCCGTTTCACTACGCCCAGGTGGCGGACGCCGGTGACATCACGGCCAATCCGCACAACATCGACGCGGCCGTCGAGAGCATCGAGGAGGGCGCGGACGCTCTGCTCTCCACGGGCGCGCAACTGATGACACTGGGCGGCGACCACACCATCGCGCTGCCGATCCTGCGCTCGGTGGCCCGTCGGCACGGCCCGGTGGCGCTGCTGCACTTCGACGCGCACCTGGACACCTGGGACTCCTACTTCGGCGCCCAGTACACCCATGGAACGCCGTTCCGCCGCGCGGCCGAGGAGGGCCTCCTGGACACCTCCGCGCTCTCACACGTCGGCACCCGCGGCTCCCTGTACAGCAAGGAAGACCTGGACGAGGACACCAAGCTGGGCTTCGGAATCGTCACCTCGGCCGATGTGATGCGGCGCGGGGTGGACGAGGTGGTGCAGCAGCTCAAGGAGCGCATCGGCAAGCGGCCGCTCTACATATCCGTGGACATTGACGTCCTGGATCCCGCACACGCCCCCGGCACCGGCACCCCCGAGGCGGGCGGCCTCACCTCGCGCGAACTCCTGGAGATCGTGCGCGGGCTCAGCGATTGCTATCTGGTCTCCGCCGACCTGGTCGAGGTCGCCCCGGCGTACGACCACGCCGAGATCACCTCCGTGGCCGCCTCGCACACCGCCTACGAGCTGATCTCCGTCATGTCGCGGCAGATCGCCTTCTTCCGCTGGCTCGAGGCGAACGAGCAGTCGTAG